In one window of Lampris incognitus isolate fLamInc1 chromosome 3, fLamInc1.hap2, whole genome shotgun sequence DNA:
- the LOC130110219 gene encoding torsin-1A-interacting protein 2-like isoform X1: protein MENQEITQNQEVPRGEGTVDANSSLNQPTYPDKRRDGSRSAAGEHSNASVQLTDPPSNPGGAVQGNNPLISQASKKNHSDGSSATLKRGEPSMQPDEGSNHEEEEKEPENGPSPNEDDPLDGDKTQPEKPNEDDGDKSQPEKAPPGANKAESGAGGGDCKGVEKDPKEFSPETPSPQNHTTDKKVIERIEVETLAPEEKATPPVNPEGAGVLGGDCKGVEKDSKEFLPETASPQNHTTDKKVIERIDEVETLAPEEKATPPVNPEGAGVLGGNGKYWVPVVIVVIIAILGPIFQPQSQPEKKDIGPVDIFLQELDRMKTQFPNQHLELWRRSRIHLMTHLQTDHPTEPVSLMLTAGHSAERTLHCLAKGLASAFSSALKASVLHIDGASKANQDSDQVKLDIDSQLQKAFEGNKPVAVIHRFEELPPSSTLIFYRYCDHESAAYKGVSLIFTVLLTDKDKIPAQLGLGAVEEMVDDHLQRKFLTFGDPIAFNRMDPNKYGGLWSRISHLILPVVAEERTEQAGC from the exons ATGGAAAACCAGGAGATTACTCAGAACCAAGAAG TTCCCAGAGGAGAGGGAACTGTGGACGCCAACTCCAGTCTAAACCAACCGACTTACCCGGACAAGCGGAGGGACGGTTCTCGGTCTGCAGCAGGAGAGCATTCAAACG CCAGTGTTCAACTGACAGATCCTCCTTCGAATCCTGGCGGTGCCGTTCAGGGCAACAACCCGCTCATCTCTCAGGCTTCTAAGAAAAACCACAGTGATGGAAGTTCAGCGACACTCAAGAGAGGGGAGCCAAGCATGCAACCTGATGAAGGTTCTA ACCatgaagaggaggagaaagaacCGGAGAATGGCCCTTCACCTAACGAGGATGACCCATTAGACGGTGACAAAACTCAACCTGAAAAACCTAATGAGGATGACGGTGACAAAAGTCAACCTGAAAAAGCACCACCAGGTGCAAACAAGGCAGAAAGTGGAGCGGGAGGAG GTGACTGTAAGGGAGTGGAGAAGGATCCAAAGGAATTCTCACCAGAGACGCCATCTCCTCAAAACCATACTACGGATAAAAAGGTCATTGAGAGAATTGAAGTTGAGACACTTGCCCCTGAAGAAAAGGCTACTCCACCTGTAAATCCAGAGGGCGCTGGAGTTCTTGGAG GTGACTGTAAAGGAGTGGAGAAGGATTCAAAGGAATTCTTGCCAGAGACGGCATCTCCTCAAAACCATACTACGGATAAAAAGGTCATTGAGAGAATTGATGAAGTTGAGACACTTGCCCCTGAAGAAAAGGCTACTCCACCTGTAAATCCAGAGGGCGCTGGAGTTCTTGGAG GAAATGGAAAATACTGGGTACCCGTGGTCATAGTGGTGATTATTGCCATCCTGGGGCCCATCTTCCAGCCTCAGTCTCAGCCTGAGAAGAAGGATATAGGGCCGGTAGACATCTTCCTCCAGGAGCTGGACAGGATGAAGACTCAATTCCCGAACCAGCATCTGGAGCTGTGGAGGAGGAGCCGGATCCACCTGATGACGCACCTTCAGACAGACCACCCCACAGAGCCGGTCAGCCTGATGCTGACCGCCGGCCATAGTGCTGAAAGGACTCTGCACTGCCTGGCCAAGGGCCTAGCCTCTGCTTTTTCCTCTGCCCTCAAGGCCTCCGTCCTCCACATTGACGGAGCCAGCAAGGCCAACCAAGACAGCGACCAGGTTAAGCTGGATATTGACAGCCAGTTGCAGAAAGCCTTTGAGGGCAACAAGCCTGTGGCTGTCATCCACCGTTTCGAGGAGCTTCCTCCAAGCTCCACCCTCATCTTCTATCGCTACTGTGACCATGAGAGCGCGGCCTATAAGGGAGTCTCTCTGATCTTCACAGTGCTGTTGACAGACAAGGACAAGATTCCTGCCCAGCTAGGTTTGGGCGCCGTGGAGGAGATGGTGGATGACCATCTCCAAAGGAAGTTTCTCACCTTCGGGGACCCCATCGCCTTCAACAGGATGGACCCGAACAAATATGGTGGCCTTTGGAGTCGCATATCCCACCTGATCCTGCCTGTGGTGGCAGAGGAGAGGACAGAACAAGCTGGATGCTGA
- the LOC130110219 gene encoding torsin-1A-interacting protein 2-like isoform X2, with protein MLELILLPVLLSKAMERRTGVGPWVLHGDCPLLLWDGLNTENKIHASVQLTDPPSNPGGAVQGNNPLISQASKKNHSDGSSATLKRGEPSMQPDEGSNHEEEEKEPENGPSPNEDDPLDGDKTQPEKPNEDDGDKSQPEKAPPGANKAESGAGGGDCKGVEKDPKEFSPETPSPQNHTTDKKVIERIEVETLAPEEKATPPVNPEGAGVLGGDCKGVEKDSKEFLPETASPQNHTTDKKVIERIDEVETLAPEEKATPPVNPEGAGVLGGNGKYWVPVVIVVIIAILGPIFQPQSQPEKKDIGPVDIFLQELDRMKTQFPNQHLELWRRSRIHLMTHLQTDHPTEPVSLMLTAGHSAERTLHCLAKGLASAFSSALKASVLHIDGASKANQDSDQVKLDIDSQLQKAFEGNKPVAVIHRFEELPPSSTLIFYRYCDHESAAYKGVSLIFTVLLTDKDKIPAQLGLGAVEEMVDDHLQRKFLTFGDPIAFNRMDPNKYGGLWSRISHLILPVVAEERTEQAGC; from the exons atgttagagttaatacttctgcctgtgctcctgagcaaggcaatggaaagaagaactggagttggtccctgggtgctgcatggcgactgtccactgctcctatgggATGGATTAAATACAGAAAACAAAATTCAtg CCAGTGTTCAACTGACAGATCCTCCTTCGAATCCTGGCGGTGCCGTTCAGGGCAACAACCCGCTCATCTCTCAGGCTTCTAAGAAAAACCACAGTGATGGAAGTTCAGCGACACTCAAGAGAGGGGAGCCAAGCATGCAACCTGATGAAGGTTCTA ACCatgaagaggaggagaaagaacCGGAGAATGGCCCTTCACCTAACGAGGATGACCCATTAGACGGTGACAAAACTCAACCTGAAAAACCTAATGAGGATGACGGTGACAAAAGTCAACCTGAAAAAGCACCACCAGGTGCAAACAAGGCAGAAAGTGGAGCGGGAGGAG GTGACTGTAAGGGAGTGGAGAAGGATCCAAAGGAATTCTCACCAGAGACGCCATCTCCTCAAAACCATACTACGGATAAAAAGGTCATTGAGAGAATTGAAGTTGAGACACTTGCCCCTGAAGAAAAGGCTACTCCACCTGTAAATCCAGAGGGCGCTGGAGTTCTTGGAG GTGACTGTAAAGGAGTGGAGAAGGATTCAAAGGAATTCTTGCCAGAGACGGCATCTCCTCAAAACCATACTACGGATAAAAAGGTCATTGAGAGAATTGATGAAGTTGAGACACTTGCCCCTGAAGAAAAGGCTACTCCACCTGTAAATCCAGAGGGCGCTGGAGTTCTTGGAG GAAATGGAAAATACTGGGTACCCGTGGTCATAGTGGTGATTATTGCCATCCTGGGGCCCATCTTCCAGCCTCAGTCTCAGCCTGAGAAGAAGGATATAGGGCCGGTAGACATCTTCCTCCAGGAGCTGGACAGGATGAAGACTCAATTCCCGAACCAGCATCTGGAGCTGTGGAGGAGGAGCCGGATCCACCTGATGACGCACCTTCAGACAGACCACCCCACAGAGCCGGTCAGCCTGATGCTGACCGCCGGCCATAGTGCTGAAAGGACTCTGCACTGCCTGGCCAAGGGCCTAGCCTCTGCTTTTTCCTCTGCCCTCAAGGCCTCCGTCCTCCACATTGACGGAGCCAGCAAGGCCAACCAAGACAGCGACCAGGTTAAGCTGGATATTGACAGCCAGTTGCAGAAAGCCTTTGAGGGCAACAAGCCTGTGGCTGTCATCCACCGTTTCGAGGAGCTTCCTCCAAGCTCCACCCTCATCTTCTATCGCTACTGTGACCATGAGAGCGCGGCCTATAAGGGAGTCTCTCTGATCTTCACAGTGCTGTTGACAGACAAGGACAAGATTCCTGCCCAGCTAGGTTTGGGCGCCGTGGAGGAGATGGTGGATGACCATCTCCAAAGGAAGTTTCTCACCTTCGGGGACCCCATCGCCTTCAACAGGATGGACCCGAACAAATATGGTGGCCTTTGGAGTCGCATATCCCACCTGATCCTGCCTGTGGTGGCAGAGGAGAGGACAGAACAAGCTGGATGCTGA